The following coding sequences lie in one Sinorhizobium fredii USDA 257 genomic window:
- a CDS encoding aldehyde dehydrogenase family protein — MSVARFFDEMSYGPAPEGDNEARQWLARHKGAFGHFINGGFVASVSGKTFDSFEPATGALLAKIALGGREDVNAAVAAARKAQGPWAKLSGHTRARHLYALARMIQRHARLIAVVEALDNGKPIRETRDIDIPLAARHFYHHAGWAQLQETEFAEQVPVGVVGQVIPWNFPFLMLAWKVAPALALGNTVILKPAEFTPLTALLFAELATAAGLPPGVLNVVTGEGETGALIVEHDDIDKIAFTGSTEVGRLIREKTAGTGKSLTLELGGKSPFIVFDDADIDAAVEGVVDAIWFNQGQVCCAGSRVLVQEGVAPRFHERLKRRMGTLRVGHPLDKAIDMAAIVAPVQLQRIQSLVSQGVTEGAALYQPPIELPKGGSFYPPTLLTAVQPTSVVATEEIFGPVAVSMTFRTPQEAIQLANHSRYGLAASVWSETIGLALHVAAKLATGVVWVNATNLFDASSGFGGKRESGFGREGGREGCYEYLKPKAWLGRKLRAEPSAPVLKPVASDFALPSLDRTAKLFIGGKQARPDGNYSRQILSPKGKVLGEVGEGNRKDIRNAVVAAQAASSWSSATTHNRAQILYYIAENLSGRAAEFADRIGAMTGVSAANAKAEVEASIARLFSYGAWADKYEGVVHQPPLRGVALAMPEPQGVVGVICPPEAPLLGFLSLVAPLIAVGNRVVAVPSEPHPLAATDFYSVLETSDVPAGVVNIVTGSATELAKTLAAHNDVDALWAFGTADLSTLVEKLSVGNLKRTFVDYGKAIDWLDRSAAEGQPFLRRAIDVKNIWIPYGE; from the coding sequence ATGAGCGTCGCCAGGTTTTTCGACGAAATGTCATATGGCCCCGCACCTGAAGGCGATAACGAGGCGCGCCAATGGCTCGCCCGCCACAAGGGCGCGTTCGGGCACTTCATCAACGGCGGATTCGTCGCCTCTGTGTCAGGAAAGACATTCGACAGTTTCGAACCGGCGACCGGTGCTCTGCTGGCGAAGATCGCGCTCGGCGGTCGCGAGGATGTCAACGCCGCCGTGGCCGCGGCCCGCAAGGCGCAAGGTCCCTGGGCGAAGCTCTCCGGCCATACCCGGGCAAGGCATCTCTATGCGCTGGCGCGCATGATCCAGCGTCACGCCCGGCTGATCGCCGTGGTCGAAGCGCTCGACAACGGCAAGCCGATCCGCGAGACGCGCGATATCGACATTCCACTTGCCGCTCGTCATTTCTACCACCACGCCGGCTGGGCACAGCTCCAGGAAACAGAGTTCGCAGAACAGGTGCCGGTCGGCGTCGTCGGCCAGGTCATCCCCTGGAACTTCCCCTTCCTGATGCTCGCCTGGAAAGTGGCGCCGGCGCTGGCGCTTGGCAATACGGTCATTCTGAAGCCTGCGGAGTTCACGCCGCTGACGGCGCTTCTTTTCGCCGAGCTTGCCACTGCTGCCGGGCTGCCGCCGGGCGTCCTCAACGTGGTGACCGGGGAGGGCGAGACGGGTGCGCTGATCGTCGAGCACGACGACATAGACAAGATCGCCTTCACCGGCTCGACCGAGGTCGGCCGCCTGATCCGTGAAAAGACTGCAGGGACCGGCAAATCGCTGACGCTCGAACTCGGCGGCAAGTCGCCCTTCATTGTCTTCGACGACGCCGATATCGACGCGGCGGTAGAAGGCGTGGTGGATGCGATCTGGTTTAACCAGGGCCAGGTCTGCTGCGCCGGGTCGCGTGTGCTCGTCCAGGAAGGCGTGGCACCGCGGTTTCACGAACGCCTGAAGCGGCGCATGGGGACGTTGCGGGTCGGCCATCCGCTCGACAAGGCGATCGACATGGCTGCGATCGTCGCCCCGGTGCAATTGCAGCGGATCCAAAGCCTGGTCAGCCAGGGTGTGACGGAAGGGGCGGCACTTTACCAGCCGCCGATCGAGCTGCCCAAGGGCGGCAGCTTCTATCCGCCGACGCTTCTGACTGCAGTGCAGCCGACCTCCGTCGTCGCCACGGAGGAAATTTTTGGACCGGTCGCCGTGTCGATGACCTTCCGCACCCCGCAAGAGGCGATCCAACTCGCCAACCATTCCCGCTATGGCCTTGCAGCCAGCGTCTGGAGCGAGACGATCGGTCTCGCCCTGCATGTCGCGGCAAAGCTCGCCACCGGCGTCGTCTGGGTCAATGCCACCAATCTTTTCGACGCTTCGAGCGGCTTCGGCGGAAAACGCGAATCCGGCTTCGGCCGCGAAGGCGGCAGGGAAGGCTGCTACGAATATCTGAAGCCCAAGGCCTGGCTGGGACGCAAGCTCCGGGCGGAACCGAGTGCGCCGGTGCTCAAGCCGGTTGCGAGCGATTTCGCGCTGCCATCGCTCGACCGCACCGCCAAGCTCTTCATCGGCGGCAAGCAGGCCCGGCCCGATGGAAACTACTCGCGCCAAATCCTGTCGCCGAAGGGCAAGGTGCTCGGCGAGGTCGGCGAGGGCAACCGCAAGGACATCCGCAACGCCGTGGTCGCGGCGCAGGCGGCGTCGAGCTGGTCGTCGGCAACGACGCACAATCGCGCGCAGATCCTCTATTACATTGCCGAGAACCTGAGCGGCCGGGCGGCGGAATTTGCCGACCGCATCGGCGCAATGACCGGCGTCTCGGCGGCCAATGCGAAGGCCGAGGTCGAAGCTTCGATCGCCCGTCTCTTCAGCTATGGCGCCTGGGCGGACAAATACGAAGGCGTCGTGCACCAGCCGCCCTTGCGCGGCGTCGCACTTGCCATGCCGGAGCCGCAGGGCGTCGTCGGAGTGATCTGCCCGCCGGAGGCACCGCTGCTCGGTTTCCTCAGCCTCGTCGCGCCGCTGATTGCCGTTGGCAATCGCGTCGTTGCCGTTCCGAGCGAGCCGCATCCGCTTGCCGCCACGGATTTCTATTCGGTGCTGGAAACCTCCGACGTTCCAGCCGGCGTCGTCAACATCGTCACCGGCTCGGCGACGGAACTTGCCAAGACGCTCGCCGCCCATAACGACGTCGACGCACTCTGGGCCTTCGGCACGGCGGACCTGTCGACGCTGGTCGAGAAGCTGTCGGTCGGCAATCTGAAACGCACCTTCGTCGACTACGGCAAGGCCATCGACTGGTTGGACCGTTCGGCAGCCGAAGGGCAGCCGTTCCTGCGGCGGGCAATCGACGTCAAGAACATCTGGATCCCCTACGGCGAGTGA